The following coding sequences are from one Hymenobacter sp. DG25A window:
- a CDS encoding energy transducer TonB produces MMDNSQIARASLNDLVFEGRNKAYGAYVLRRLYNRHVTRALLIAVALFALLVFIPTIARMFSSNEVNDDEKMLKENVLMEAPPLDQTKPPPPPPPPDAPPPPPPKLSTIKFTPPVVKKDEEVRKVEEIPDQKELEDKVVATATVKGNTDNPNLEGLEGEGNAVVAEVVDTKVYTYVEQMPVFPGGQEALLQYIGKNIKYPAMALRNQIEGKVFVAFTVNPEGQVQDVKVTKPLGGGCDEEAVRVIKTLPRFSPGKQNGRAVSVSFTVPVTFAIR; encoded by the coding sequence ATGATGGATAACTCTCAAATAGCGCGTGCGAGTCTTAATGATCTTGTATTTGAGGGCCGCAATAAAGCCTACGGGGCTTATGTGCTGCGCCGCCTGTACAACCGTCACGTCACGCGCGCCCTTCTCATCGCCGTTGCTCTGTTTGCCCTGTTGGTATTTATCCCAACCATTGCCCGCATGTTTAGCAGCAATGAGGTAAACGATGACGAGAAGATGCTGAAGGAAAACGTCCTGATGGAAGCACCTCCTCTGGACCAAACCAAACCACCACCACCACCGCCGCCACCAGACGCGCCGCCGCCACCACCACCCAAGCTTTCTACCATTAAATTCACGCCTCCGGTAGTGAAGAAAGATGAGGAAGTTCGGAAAGTGGAGGAAATTCCAGATCAGAAGGAGCTGGAAGATAAGGTTGTAGCTACGGCTACTGTTAAAGGCAATACCGACAACCCCAACTTAGAGGGCTTGGAAGGTGAAGGCAACGCGGTAGTAGCCGAAGTGGTAGATACGAAAGTATATACCTATGTAGAGCAGATGCCGGTATTCCCCGGCGGTCAGGAAGCCCTGCTGCAATACATTGGTAAAAACATCAAGTATCCGGCCATGGCGCTGCGCAACCAGATTGAAGGCAAGGTATTCGTAGCCTTCACCGTAAACCCCGAGGGGCAGGTGCAGGATGTGAAAGTAACTAAGCCCCTGGGCGGTGGTTGCGACGAAGAAGCAGTGCGTGTTATCAAAACGCTGCCCCGCTTCTCGCCTGGTAAACAGAACGGCCGCGCTGTAAGCGTATCGTTCACCGTACCAGTAACCTTCGCTATCCGATAG
- a CDS encoding MotA/TolQ/ExbB proton channel family protein, which translates to MEQKNAMNKNVRPAAPAAPKSEAKGGSAFAAIVIPLAFVVSIVIFIFVLGNGSNFQGGDNANAALPGNYLGTVYKGGVIVPILMSLFLLVITFSIERYLTISKAKGTKSIESFVRTIRQKLNSNDISGAIAACDQQKGSVAAVVKSGLLKYQEMARERGMDKDQKILAIQKEIEESTTLELPMLEKNLVILSTIASVSTLVGLLGTVFGMIKAFSALAQAGNPDAVALAEGISEALINTAIGIAGSAIAIIAYNFFTSKIDELTYSIDEAGFSIIQTFAAQHGEKETYTA; encoded by the coding sequence ATGGAACAAAAGAATGCCATGAACAAGAACGTGCGGCCTGCCGCTCCCGCTGCGCCTAAGAGCGAAGCCAAAGGCGGTTCCGCGTTTGCCGCCATCGTGATTCCACTGGCTTTTGTTGTGAGCATCGTTATCTTCATTTTTGTATTGGGTAACGGCTCTAACTTCCAAGGTGGCGATAACGCAAATGCTGCGTTGCCAGGTAACTACTTGGGTACTGTTTACAAAGGCGGCGTAATTGTGCCGATCCTGATGTCTCTCTTCCTGTTGGTAATTACCTTCTCGATTGAGCGCTACCTCACCATCAGCAAGGCTAAAGGCACCAAGAGCATTGAGAGCTTTGTGCGCACCATCCGCCAGAAGCTGAACAGCAATGACATCTCGGGTGCTATTGCTGCCTGCGACCAGCAGAAAGGTTCAGTAGCAGCCGTAGTAAAGTCGGGTCTGCTGAAGTACCAGGAAATGGCCCGCGAGCGGGGCATGGACAAAGACCAGAAGATCCTGGCTATCCAGAAGGAAATCGAGGAATCGACTACGCTGGAATTGCCTATGCTGGAGAAAAACCTCGTTATCCTGTCTACCATTGCTTCGGTTTCTACGCTGGTAGGTCTGCTGGGTACGGTATTCGGTATGATCAAGGCCTTCTCGGCTCTGGCACAAGCTGGTAACCCTGACGCAGTTGCCCTGGCAGAAGGTATTTCGGAAGCACTGATCAACACGGCTATCGGTATTGCCGGTTCGGCCATTGCTATCATTGCCTACAACTTCTTCACCAGCAAAATTGACGAGCTGACCTACAGCATCGACGAAGCTGGTTTCAGCATCATTCAGACCTTCGCTGCTCAACACGGCGAAAAGGAAACTTACACGGCCTAA
- the hemH gene encoding ferrochelatase: MSSTPASSKGRIGVLLVNLGTPDSPQTSDVRRYLNEFLTDARVIDMPAAVRYPLFQGLVVPLRAPKSAKIYQQLWTERGSPLLFHGLDLKKLLQEKLGKDYLVAFGMRYQKPSIELALQGLRDAAVERIIVLPLFPQYAAASTGSVQQKVMEIVSKWWVVPNITFISSFADDPGFIASFATLGLQEMQKHDYDHVVFSYHGIPERHVLKGSQNGYCKLSNCCNHYNKNNRYCYRAQCYETSRLLAKAMNLAPEQYTVTFQSRLQSRLRDPWLQPYTDEVLKEFPAKGIHNVLAFSPAFVADCLETTIEVGEEFKELFEQSGGKHWQLVPSLNANPMWVDAVADLVHRN, encoded by the coding sequence ATGTCCTCTACCCCCGCTTCTTCTAAAGGCCGCATCGGCGTCCTGCTCGTGAACCTCGGCACGCCCGACTCACCCCAGACCAGCGACGTGCGCCGCTACCTCAACGAATTCCTGACGGATGCCCGCGTAATTGATATGCCGGCCGCCGTGCGCTACCCCTTGTTTCAGGGTTTGGTGGTGCCGCTGCGGGCCCCAAAATCGGCCAAAATCTATCAGCAGCTCTGGACGGAGCGGGGCTCTCCCCTGCTCTTCCATGGCCTCGATCTGAAAAAACTGTTGCAGGAGAAGCTGGGCAAAGACTACCTAGTGGCTTTTGGCATGCGCTACCAGAAGCCCAGCATTGAGTTGGCGCTGCAGGGGCTACGCGACGCGGCCGTGGAGCGCATTATTGTGCTGCCCCTGTTTCCGCAGTACGCGGCGGCCAGCACGGGCTCGGTGCAGCAAAAGGTGATGGAAATTGTGAGCAAATGGTGGGTGGTGCCCAATATCACCTTCATCAGTTCCTTTGCTGACGACCCGGGCTTTATTGCCTCCTTTGCCACTCTGGGCCTGCAGGAAATGCAGAAGCATGACTACGACCATGTGGTATTCAGCTACCACGGTATTCCGGAGCGCCACGTGCTGAAGGGCAGTCAAAACGGGTATTGCAAGCTGAGTAACTGCTGCAACCACTACAACAAGAACAACCGCTACTGCTACCGGGCGCAGTGCTACGAAACCTCCCGCCTGCTGGCCAAAGCCATGAATCTGGCCCCAGAGCAGTACACCGTTACCTTCCAGAGCCGTCTGCAAAGCCGCCTCCGCGACCCGTGGCTGCAGCCGTACACGGATGAAGTCTTGAAGGAATTTCCGGCCAAAGGCATCCATAACGTGCTGGCCTTCAGCCCCGCTTTCGTGGCCGACTGCCTGGAAACCACCATTGAAGTAGGCGAGGAATTCAAGGAACTGTTTGAGCAGTCCGGCGGCAAGCACTGGCAGCTGGTGCCCAGCCTGAACGCCAACCCCATGTGGGTAGATGCAGTGGCCGATTTGGTTCACCGCAATTAA
- the era gene encoding GTPase Era — translation MNTTPTPHRAGFVSIIGKPNVGKSTLMNALVGERLSIVTSKAQTTRHRILGILNGDDFQLIYSDTPGIIQPKYELHNAMMSFVYSSLEDADVVLFVTDIYEKHDEEPIVERLRKMQDVTIMVLVNKIDQADQADVEAKLAYWHEQLPNAAEVLPISALNAFGTERVLELVLEKLPVHPPYYPKDELTDKPERFFAAEMIREKIFKLYKKEVPYSCEVTIDEFKEEEDIIRMRSTIYVERASQKGIVIGQKGEALKKVGTWAREEMEKFFLKKVFLEIHVKVNENWRADPKALSRFGYNNS, via the coding sequence ATGAATACCACCCCTACTCCACACCGCGCTGGCTTCGTGAGCATTATCGGCAAACCCAACGTGGGCAAGTCGACGCTGATGAACGCGCTGGTGGGTGAGCGGCTGAGCATCGTCACGAGCAAAGCCCAAACCACCCGCCACCGCATCCTCGGCATCCTCAACGGCGACGATTTCCAGCTGATCTACTCCGATACGCCTGGCATCATTCAGCCCAAATATGAGCTGCACAACGCCATGATGTCGTTTGTGTACTCTTCTCTGGAAGATGCTGACGTGGTGCTGTTTGTAACGGATATCTACGAAAAGCACGACGAAGAACCCATTGTGGAGCGCCTGCGCAAAATGCAGGACGTCACCATCATGGTGCTCGTCAATAAAATAGACCAGGCCGACCAGGCCGATGTGGAAGCCAAGCTGGCCTACTGGCACGAGCAACTCCCCAACGCCGCCGAAGTGCTGCCCATCTCGGCCCTGAATGCCTTCGGGACCGAACGGGTACTTGAGTTGGTGCTGGAAAAGCTGCCGGTGCATCCGCCGTATTATCCCAAAGATGAACTAACCGACAAGCCCGAGCGGTTCTTTGCGGCCGAGATGATTCGGGAGAAAATCTTTAAACTCTATAAAAAAGAGGTGCCTTACAGCTGTGAGGTCACTATTGATGAGTTTAAAGAGGAAGAAGATATCATCCGGATGCGCTCCACTATTTACGTGGAGCGGGCCAGCCAGAAAGGCATTGTCATTGGCCAGAAAGGCGAGGCGCTGAAGAAAGTAGGCACCTGGGCCCGCGAGGAAATGGAGAAATTCTTTCTGAAGAAAGTGTTCCTCGAAATCCACGTGAAAGTCAACGAAAACTGGCGCGCCGACCCTAAGGCCCTGAGCCGCTTTGGGTATAACAACAGTTAA
- a CDS encoding ExbD/TolR family protein, translated as MPKVKPHRTSPSLDMTPMVDLAFLLVTFFMLTTKFSPEEVVVVDTPSSTSELKLPESNVIRILIDKDKRVFFGLESDKAKPLLLDRMGAKYGVTFTEKQKRAFGGLNSFGVPVQQLGSLLSMSSEQRKEVKQPGVPADSLNNQLIDWVMEARKANQEAIGKPTFIAIKGDGNADVPTVKKVIKFLQEKNINRFNLITDLENKPTVSK; from the coding sequence ATGCCTAAAGTAAAGCCCCATAGAACGTCCCCTTCGCTGGATATGACCCCGATGGTGGACCTGGCATTCCTGCTGGTGACGTTCTTCATGCTCACGACTAAGTTTTCGCCCGAGGAAGTGGTAGTAGTTGATACCCCCTCTTCTACCTCGGAACTGAAACTGCCCGAGAGCAACGTAATTCGCATCCTGATTGACAAGGATAAGCGCGTGTTTTTTGGCCTGGAAAGCGACAAGGCCAAGCCCCTGCTGCTCGACCGGATGGGCGCCAAGTATGGCGTTACCTTCACCGAGAAGCAGAAGCGCGCTTTCGGCGGCCTCAACAGCTTTGGGGTACCCGTTCAGCAGCTTGGCTCTTTGCTCAGCATGAGCAGTGAGCAGCGCAAAGAAGTAAAGCAACCCGGTGTTCCGGCCGACTCACTGAACAATCAGCTGATCGACTGGGTAATGGAAGCGCGTAAAGCCAACCAGGAAGCCATTGGTAAGCCTACCTTCATTGCCATTAAAGGCGACGGCAATGCCGATGTACCGACCGTGAAGAAGGTCATCAAGTTTCTGCAGGAGAAGAACATCAACCGTTTCAACCTCATCACGGACTTGGAGAACAAGCCCACAGTGAGCAAATAA
- a CDS encoding ExbD/TolR family protein, translated as MAEIQQQADSGKGGKKRAKKMSTKIDMTPMVDLAFLLLTFFMLTTTFNKPNVMQITMPVKPKPGDPPQELKASDALTVVLGENNKIYYYDGLLSDKDKPELKLSSYDANGIRKVLLDHQRQNPKTVVLIKPDDKSNYKNMVDILDEMNITDQKKYALVDISKADTELIKSSGL; from the coding sequence ATGGCAGAAATACAACAACAAGCCGACTCCGGCAAAGGCGGGAAGAAGCGGGCCAAAAAAATGTCGACCAAAATCGACATGACCCCAATGGTGGATTTGGCCTTCCTGCTCCTGACCTTCTTCATGCTGACCACCACGTTCAATAAGCCGAACGTGATGCAGATTACCATGCCGGTGAAACCGAAGCCTGGTGATCCGCCACAGGAGTTGAAAGCGTCGGACGCTCTTACCGTTGTTCTAGGAGAGAACAATAAGATCTACTACTACGACGGTCTGCTCTCTGATAAGGACAAACCGGAGTTGAAACTTTCCAGCTACGATGCCAACGGCATCCGGAAAGTTCTGCTGGACCATCAGCGCCAGAACCCTAAAACGGTGGTGCTGATTAAGCCAGACGACAAGTCCAACTACAAAAACATGGTGGACATCTTGGATGAGATGAACATCACCGACCAGAAGAAATACGCGTTGGTGGACATCTCGAAGGCTGATACCGAACTCATTAAATCTTCCGGGCTATGA
- a CDS encoding PRC-barrel domain-containing protein: MEPTPIPSAQGMHLRRLRDLEDFEVADDSADVRGWAVRGSDGKKFGDVFELIVDEDAMKVRYLDIELDASLQIDKWARHILLPIGVATIDEDGDNIFVPSLNLQSVLEYPPYTEVQITREYEEAMLRSLKLPLPEHTSPFYDQAPYSEQHFYQNRHPAEPASNLRRRIG; this comes from the coding sequence ATGGAACCTACTCCCATACCCTCCGCACAAGGCATGCACCTGCGCCGCCTGCGCGACCTGGAAGACTTTGAAGTGGCCGACGACAGCGCGGACGTGCGCGGCTGGGCCGTACGCGGCAGCGACGGTAAGAAGTTCGGGGATGTATTTGAGCTGATTGTGGATGAAGATGCCATGAAAGTGCGCTACCTCGACATTGAGCTGGATGCCTCACTGCAGATTGATAAATGGGCGCGCCACATCCTGCTGCCCATTGGCGTGGCCACCATTGATGAGGATGGCGACAATATTTTCGTGCCCTCTCTCAACCTGCAATCGGTGCTGGAATATCCCCCTTACACGGAGGTTCAGATAACCCGGGAGTATGAAGAAGCCATGTTGCGCTCCTTAAAACTGCCTTTGCCGGAGCACACTTCGCCTTTTTATGATCAGGCGCCTTACAGTGAGCAGCACTTCTACCAGAACCGCCACCCCGCCGAACCGGCCAGCAACCTGCGCCGCCGGATAGGGTAG
- a CDS encoding cysteine desulfurase family protein has protein sequence MSTPSDCTPSSAPRAVYFDNAATTPLDPEVLDAMLPFLREHFGNPSSIHSHGRQVRAAIENARKTIAHLINAAPAEIVFTSCGTEADNYAAFGSVRTLGLKHGITSKLEHHAVLHTMQALEKAGDLQLSYLRHDAKGRFDLEHLEELLAAQPRTYVSLMHANNEIGNLNDIVAIGEICARHDAIFHTDTVQTMGHYRHDVQQLKAHFLVGSGHKFHGPKGIGFLYRRSGIMVDALIHGGSQERNQRAGTENVYGIIGLAKALEIAYRGMADHQRTIQALKDRFIDKLRAEIDGVAFNGTSAEAEQSLYTVLSVSLPPSEMNEMLLFNLDINKVSVSGGSACTSGAQAGSHVLQALGCDPDRGTIRFSMSKFNTPQEVDYAVEQLAKMYRKVPA, from the coding sequence ATGTCAACTCCCTCTGATTGTACTCCCTCCTCAGCGCCACGGGCCGTGTATTTTGATAACGCAGCCACCACGCCGCTGGATCCTGAGGTGCTGGATGCTATGCTGCCGTTTCTGCGCGAGCATTTTGGTAATCCCAGCAGTATTCATAGCCACGGCCGGCAGGTGCGGGCCGCCATCGAGAATGCCCGCAAGACCATTGCCCACCTGATTAATGCCGCCCCGGCCGAAATTGTATTCACCTCCTGTGGCACCGAGGCTGATAACTACGCCGCCTTTGGCAGCGTGCGCACCCTGGGCCTGAAACACGGCATTACTTCTAAGTTGGAGCACCACGCCGTGCTGCACACCATGCAGGCGCTGGAAAAAGCCGGCGACCTGCAGCTGAGCTACCTCCGCCACGATGCGAAGGGCCGTTTTGACTTGGAGCATTTAGAAGAGCTGCTGGCCGCCCAGCCGCGCACTTATGTGAGCCTGATGCATGCCAACAATGAAATTGGCAACCTCAACGATATTGTGGCCATCGGCGAAATCTGTGCCCGCCACGATGCCATTTTCCACACCGATACGGTGCAGACGATGGGCCACTACCGCCACGATGTGCAGCAGCTGAAAGCGCACTTCCTAGTCGGCTCGGGCCATAAATTCCATGGCCCGAAAGGCATAGGTTTCCTGTACCGCCGCTCCGGTATCATGGTGGATGCCCTGATACACGGCGGCTCCCAGGAGCGGAACCAGCGCGCCGGCACCGAGAATGTGTATGGCATCATCGGGCTGGCCAAGGCGCTGGAAATTGCCTACCGCGGCATGGCCGACCATCAGCGCACCATTCAGGCCCTCAAAGACCGGTTTATTGATAAGCTGCGCGCTGAAATTGACGGCGTAGCGTTCAATGGCACCTCCGCCGAGGCCGAGCAGAGCCTGTACACGGTGCTGAGCGTGAGCCTGCCGCCTTCGGAGATGAATGAAATGCTGCTCTTCAACCTCGATATTAATAAAGTATCGGTGTCAGGCGGCTCGGCGTGTACCAGCGGGGCGCAGGCCGGCTCGCACGTGCTGCAGGCCCTAGGCTGCGACCCCGACCGGGGTACTATCCGCTTCTCCATGAGCAAGTTCAACACGCCGCAGGAAGTAGATTATGCCGTAGAGCAGCTGGCCAAGATGTACCGCAAAGTGCCGGCCTAA
- the mazG gene encoding nucleoside triphosphate pyrophosphohydrolase produces the protein MNNTSSADRRPEQLAAFGRLLDVLDRLRAECPWDRKQTMQSLRHLTIEETYELSDAILRDDLSDVRKELGDVMLHLVFYAKIAAEKGAFDIADVLNAQCEKLIFRHPHIYGDVTVSSEEDVKRNWEQLKLKEKGNSSVLGGVPVSLPALVKAMRIQEKARGAGFDWERKEQVWEKVQEELHEFGEEFAEAEHSPEHQQRAAAEFGDLLFSLINFARFAGINPEEALEHTNRKFIRRFQYLETAAAQDGHQLADLTLAQMDVYWNQAKALPVDETNPTSEK, from the coding sequence ATGAACAATACCTCATCTGCTGACCGCCGGCCCGAGCAGCTGGCCGCTTTTGGACGCCTTTTGGACGTGCTTGACCGGCTCCGGGCCGAGTGCCCTTGGGACCGGAAACAAACGATGCAGAGCCTGCGGCATCTGACCATCGAAGAAACCTACGAACTCTCCGACGCCATCCTGCGGGATGATCTTTCCGACGTGCGGAAGGAGCTGGGCGACGTGATGCTGCACCTGGTCTTCTACGCCAAAATAGCGGCGGAAAAAGGTGCTTTTGACATTGCCGATGTGCTGAATGCCCAGTGCGAGAAGCTTATTTTCCGCCACCCGCACATCTACGGCGACGTGACCGTGAGCAGTGAGGAAGATGTAAAACGCAACTGGGAGCAACTGAAACTCAAGGAGAAAGGAAACTCTTCTGTATTGGGCGGTGTACCTGTGTCGTTGCCGGCGCTGGTGAAGGCCATGCGCATTCAGGAGAAAGCCCGGGGCGCCGGGTTTGACTGGGAGCGGAAGGAGCAGGTGTGGGAGAAAGTACAGGAAGAGCTACATGAGTTTGGGGAGGAGTTTGCCGAGGCCGAGCACAGCCCCGAGCACCAGCAGCGCGCCGCCGCTGAATTCGGCGACCTGCTTTTCTCCCTGATTAACTTCGCCCGCTTTGCCGGCATTAATCCGGAAGAGGCGCTGGAGCATACCAACCGCAAGTTTATCCGGCGTTTTCAATACCTGGAAACTGCGGCAGCCCAGGATGGCCACCAGCTGGCCGACCTGACGCTGGCGCAGATGGATGTGTATTGGAACCAAGCCAAGGCTCTGCCCGTAGACGAGACAAACCCAACATCGGAGAAATAG
- the der gene encoding ribosome biogenesis GTPase Der, which produces MKNTIAIVGRPNVGKSTLFNRLVGQRKAIMDNESGVTRDRHYGYGDWIGKYYTVIDTGGYVHNSDDIFEGEINKQVKLAIDEADVVLFMVDVDAGVHHLDEEFASVLRRYQGKKPIYVVANKADTNARIHAAGEFYSLGVGDGEIYPISSQSGSGTGDLLDAVVSHFEEEGIEEPDAGIPKIAVVGRPNVGKSSFVNLLLGTDRSIVTDIAGTTRDSIQARYNAFGKEFILVDTAGLRRKTKVHEDVEFYSVLRSIRALEESDICIVMLDATRGIESQDLNIIGLADKNRKGIVILVNKWDLIEGKETNTAKEFEEKIREKIAPISYPPIIFISVLNKQRVHKAIETAIDVYENKRRKIPTSELNEVMLKEIERYPPPIQKGKMVRIKYVTQLPTHNPVFAFFCNLPQYVLESYTRYLENRLREHFNFTGVPVGIIFRKK; this is translated from the coding sequence ATGAAAAATACGATTGCCATTGTAGGCCGCCCCAACGTGGGCAAGTCTACCCTATTCAACCGCTTGGTTGGCCAGCGCAAGGCCATTATGGACAACGAGTCCGGCGTAACCCGCGACCGTCACTACGGCTACGGTGACTGGATTGGCAAGTACTACACCGTGATTGATACGGGCGGGTACGTGCACAACTCCGATGACATTTTCGAAGGCGAAATCAACAAGCAGGTAAAGCTGGCTATTGATGAGGCTGATGTGGTGCTGTTTATGGTGGATGTGGACGCCGGCGTGCACCACCTCGATGAGGAATTTGCCAGCGTACTGCGGCGCTACCAGGGCAAAAAGCCCATTTACGTGGTAGCCAACAAGGCCGATACCAATGCCCGGATTCACGCCGCCGGCGAGTTTTACTCCCTGGGCGTGGGCGACGGCGAAATCTACCCCATCAGCTCCCAGAGCGGCTCCGGCACCGGCGACCTGCTGGATGCTGTGGTTAGCCACTTTGAAGAGGAAGGCATAGAGGAACCCGATGCCGGCATTCCCAAAATTGCCGTGGTAGGCCGCCCCAACGTGGGTAAGTCTTCCTTCGTGAACCTGCTGCTGGGCACCGACCGCAGCATTGTAACGGACATTGCCGGTACCACCCGCGACTCTATTCAGGCGCGCTACAATGCCTTTGGCAAAGAGTTTATCCTGGTAGATACGGCCGGTTTGCGTCGTAAAACCAAAGTGCACGAAGATGTGGAGTTCTATTCCGTGCTGCGCTCCATCCGGGCGCTGGAAGAGTCCGATATCTGCATTGTGATGCTGGATGCCACCCGTGGTATTGAGTCCCAGGACCTGAACATCATTGGCCTGGCCGACAAAAACCGCAAGGGCATCGTGATTCTGGTAAACAAGTGGGACCTTATTGAGGGCAAGGAAACCAACACGGCCAAGGAATTCGAGGAGAAAATCCGCGAGAAAATTGCGCCTATCAGCTATCCGCCCATCATCTTCATTTCCGTGCTGAACAAGCAGCGCGTGCACAAGGCCATTGAAACCGCCATTGACGTGTACGAGAACAAGCGCCGCAAAATTCCGACCTCGGAGCTGAACGAAGTAATGCTGAAGGAGATTGAGCGGTATCCGCCGCCCATTCAGAAGGGCAAAATGGTGCGCATCAAGTACGTTACTCAGTTGCCCACGCACAACCCGGTGTTTGCCTTCTTCTGCAACCTGCCGCAGTACGTGCTGGAAAGCTATACCCGCTATCTGGAAAACCGCCTGCGCGAGCATTTCAACTTTACCGGAGTACCGGTAGGCATTATTTTCCGGAAGAAATAA
- the glmM gene encoding phosphoglucosamine mutase produces MALIKSISGIRGTIGGAAGEGLTPLDVVKYAAAFGSWVLDKTQNNTIVIGRDARLSGEMVSKLVAATLQGLGIHVIDLGLSTTPTVEMAVPAKKAGGGIILTASHNPKQWNALKLLNDKGEFISDADGQKVLALGDAEAFDFAPVTKLGQYSTDDTFLQTHIEAILALPLVDVAAIKAKNFRVVVDAVNSTGGFAVPMLLEALGVTTIEKLFCEPTGDFAHNPEPLPENLRDIARILEKGSFDVGIVVDPDVDRLALVNEDGTMFGEEYTLVAVADYVLQQSGGGNTVSNLSSTRALRDVTEKHGGQYAAAAVGEVNVVTKMKETNAIIGGEGNGGIIYPELHYGRDSLVGIALFLSHLAKTGLTMTRLRASYPNYFISKNKIELTPEINTDQVLEKMQQRYAKQPINTIDGVKIEFDKEWVHLRKSNTEPIIRIYAESESNATADHLANKIIADIKEIIAV; encoded by the coding sequence GTGGCACTCATCAAATCCATTTCGGGCATACGAGGCACTATCGGGGGCGCGGCAGGTGAAGGCCTGACGCCGTTGGACGTGGTGAAATATGCTGCCGCTTTCGGCAGCTGGGTTCTGGACAAAACCCAAAATAATACGATTGTCATTGGCCGCGATGCGCGTTTATCGGGCGAAATGGTCAGCAAGCTGGTGGCCGCTACGCTGCAGGGTTTGGGCATTCACGTCATTGACCTGGGCCTGAGCACAACCCCCACCGTGGAAATGGCCGTGCCCGCCAAAAAAGCCGGCGGCGGCATCATTCTCACGGCCTCGCACAACCCCAAGCAGTGGAATGCGCTGAAGCTGCTGAATGACAAAGGCGAGTTTATTTCGGATGCCGATGGCCAGAAAGTACTGGCGCTGGGCGATGCTGAAGCCTTCGATTTTGCCCCGGTCACCAAGCTGGGTCAGTACAGCACCGACGATACGTTTCTGCAGACCCATATTGAGGCCATTCTGGCCTTGCCTCTAGTAGATGTGGCCGCTATCAAAGCCAAAAACTTCCGGGTAGTGGTGGATGCCGTGAACTCCACGGGCGGTTTTGCGGTGCCCATGCTCCTGGAAGCATTAGGCGTTACTACCATTGAAAAGCTGTTCTGCGAGCCCACCGGCGACTTTGCGCACAATCCCGAGCCGCTGCCCGAGAACCTGCGCGATATTGCCAGGATACTGGAAAAAGGCTCCTTTGACGTTGGTATTGTAGTGGACCCCGATGTAGACCGCCTGGCGCTGGTAAACGAAGATGGCACCATGTTCGGGGAAGAATACACCCTGGTAGCCGTAGCCGATTACGTGCTGCAGCAAAGCGGGGGCGGCAATACCGTCAGCAACCTGAGCAGCACCCGCGCCCTGCGCGACGTGACCGAAAAGCACGGGGGCCAGTATGCCGCCGCCGCGGTAGGCGAGGTGAACGTGGTAACCAAAATGAAGGAAACCAACGCCATTATTGGCGGCGAAGGCAACGGCGGTATTATCTATCCCGAACTGCACTACGGCCGCGACTCTTTGGTGGGCATTGCGCTTTTCCTAAGCCATCTGGCCAAAACCGGCCTCACCATGACGCGCCTGCGGGCTTCCTACCCCAATTACTTCATCTCCAAAAATAAAATTGAGCTGACGCCGGAAATCAACACCGACCAAGTGCTGGAAAAAATGCAGCAGCGTTACGCCAAGCAGCCCATTAACACTATTGATGGGGTGAAAATTGAGTTCGATAAGGAGTGGGTGCACCTACGCAAGTCCAATACCGAGCCCATTATCCGCATTTACGCCGAGTCGGAATCCAATGCTACGGCCGACCATCTGGCCAATAAGATAATTGCCGATATCAAGGAGATTATTGCGGTATAG